The following DNA comes from Ricinus communis isolate WT05 ecotype wild-type chromosome 10, ASM1957865v1, whole genome shotgun sequence.
gatgtatttattaatttccatgaatggaatatttatattgtttgcgctctaagaaaagaaaagtagttTACTGCAGAAAGTCTCTGCCGCTAATTATAAAGAATCCGTTGCTAATTCTGTTTGCCAACAGATTACCAACAACCCTAAAGGATCAGTCATGTGGTGGTTGTGGGTAAACTAAATAGCAACAAAATACTAAATCATTAGCAAATTAACAGAACTTCCAATCAGTAAAATAGTTTATTAAATCATCGGTCAAATGATAATTACTTTAAACATCATACAGTTTGTTGATGTATTTTCAATTGGTAATTTATCTGCAAATTAGGGAAAAAGATTCATTGACGGCTCTATTGCATGtcattaagaaaaaagttatcgataatatctataaattaatcaactttgaaaaaaataaataattgataatcaGTTTGTTGATACTTCATACTATAATTTAACAGCCATCATCATTGAAGTAATTCATTGCCAAGCTTTCATCCCTGActataaattcaaaatcacTTCCTTACAAGTTTTCTCTGGCGACTAATTAGTTCTATAGAGACTTTGAAGCTTAAAAACGATTTTATTAATGTGTTGTCCTTCAACTCACATCAGGGAATACCAATCGTTTCACACatatgttttttattaaaaattaaaaagaattgattgtcttaaaataaaatttataagaatttgttTATGATATGTTTAAGTTAGTACTTGTAAGTGCATGAATCGTTTCTATAGTAAAagtaagttcaccacgaggtcgatatgccacttattataaagactaattatcaatacaaaataataaatgtcacgaccccacccgttgacccgtgaccggcactaggaaatgggtaggcttaaggccaccgaatctcGTAGTAAGCTTGaaactcactaactcaatcaaatctcatctcaaaattaatattattaaagccataaattatcttaatagttacattctacataaatacttcggtctgccagaaaaattaggcgagacccgaaactcagaaaatttacaactgatacttctactattactactgcggagaatctaagatttaccaatttacataccaaatcaaatacatcacccgatgatgaaggagtcgggttactgaataagagtcgcgggaagactaacagtcatgcatctgaaaagaaaaagtaaattgagactgtcagtctcgagagtgagttaaaatcaaataatctggggactattgcattcttctcagaaaatatagattattcaaatcagtatattaAACCATGCACGTACATATAACctatattataatcataccctattgctttcttcacagaaaatattaatcattcgaatcaatatgtCAACCATGGACGTAAATACAAtctatattataatcataccataataaataaataaatgaataaataaaaatatatttttacttttatgggacgagtggctcagtagaactctaactccaaattctagtagtctttcggctctcttaattcaacaggtctggcgcccagaaagcaagctcgatcagggtccttacctccagcctgaacacttgaattccaaataagccggcgcccagagagcgttgctcgatcagggaccttaactctggcaatcaactgaactcagcccagagagcaatgctcgatcagggcaaacaaatccataataatcttatatccatgatcattaccggtgcgcacgcggtcctgatgtaacccaccaggtggcatgttctacaaaagccacatttcccaaaatgcaatcatcacatttaataaatatcattgtctaatgaaatcattcaacatataccgaaataaagattaaaaatttaggataaggaaacgtgcaattcgtgtgaaaaataataatatatgtattattataacgttactaataataatatttatattattttcaataattaataatcaagtgaaattatttattttgcgatactaataatcatattaagcacaaattctaaaatagcatattaaaatcagacttagcaatagtccaatgattaaatgactttaactcacagaatttgggcaacctcctagctctgctccggtgcctcggttggaccgagccgaacaaacggacaatctagtcatggaaaataatttatcaaaacgctgaaacaatcgatcattaatcctagatttagactcctaggactgactgtctaagaatcatgactcaggagaattctaccgaaaatcaggcagaacctcccctacaacacgaacatgaccccccgtaaaaacgggtccaggacctgccagaaaaatactacaaatatccaacaattcaaacaacgggagtcgagtctccagacttcactattttcccgactccgccacacagcacaaaacacaaggcaggcaaaccgacagacaattatttttgactcacaaatatcatcaaatactcaatataatccaatagacacacaattaaaccaagaattccaaaattaacgggccagagataattaccgagacgctcggtcactcggtcgactcgcctccagccgccggaatccgatcgacgatctgaacacatcatcggactcacaacgacgcgttgatgacgatccccgcttccgattttctgatccgacacccgatcatccagaGAGATTTTCAGACGATCACAGCCGCCGGTTCGCAAACGGAGctcgatcgccacgaaaccggtgccattgcgaagcttgagctgaggagagtcgggatacgtcctctgATCGCTcgtcctccgccggagctcgccagaaaagcccaaaaatgcGGTTgccccctactttctctctccaccggatctttcGTCTCCGACCACCACAGGCGTTGCCGCTGCTGCCAAAAGAAAGCTCTCTTCGAGGGGAGCCGATTGCCACAAAGATCGGAAGGCCACCGAATTCGACGCCGACCGCCATGGCCGCTCcgtctctctctccctctctccctctctctcttcctctcttcttccccgattttctttcctttcaatatcgacaatAAGCCCCccaaactttttcttattacaatttagtccttcaacttccttaattacttacaattccatcctgcagaatttcaatttaacccctaaactttcctttatcctttcaattaagcccttaactatttaatttgggccaaatacgaattattgaaaatataaaattacaaaaatacccatgaccgacatatttatttacgaaaataccaaactcacaaatttccattaaagccccataaaaataaaattatactttcaatcctcatccagaaataaattttcaattttgtcctaacacaaaattaatttaaataataaatttccaacttaaaatttaatactactaatcaattataatacaaattttctccaaaattcttttataaacatcctttacaatttctaccataatttttccaatatataattttacttatataaatatgcatttgggaaaaatttgaataaccaaaaatatattctactcttcaaataatttacttaattaattcttaaaatttctactaattgggtatagaaaaataattcatttaattgactaatattaaaattttcattaaatcatttcaaattaaaccaaataaaaataaattttaaattaatttaaataaaaactcatttattaaatatataaaaatttcgagtattacaataaaaataaatctaaacactctaaattagtatttttgagagaataatattaataaaataaagtaaccaaacaataaataaatatgcaatgcaaatgataatgcttatgatttaaaactatatactAAAGACAGTATTTAGTCTaaccatttacttagtaatctccttgtttACTTTAAACCTAGATCTAacgaatgagatggtgatgtacatttttctttagtcactcaaactaatgatgcaactaaaattttttctaccaacatagattgaaGCAAAGTTGGCGTCTCTAATTCATTCAACTTAAATatgttcataacaattactattgctaaattaatagaatggttaactaacaataataactgaaactaataaaaatatgaaggtaaagaaatcatttattaaataaataaataacaaaattcatacaaaagtaaaagggctaaactaaatacttatgaaaactaatttaacatatttaaccaaatgattatggtattaaatagaatggcataaaacaataaagtaaaagctTCATCGAGATCcataatttcttcaagtaggaagataATTGATCATCACTCTCCACTccttgaaaagctccttatattttaaaaaaaataataaaaactaaattaaagtttttatgGAAGAACTATAGACAAAATAATGGTAGACAGATATAGAGAATAGATAGAATAGAgctctcctcctcctcctcctagAACTAGATTtgtagagatatatatagaaaagaattCTCTTCTAAATAAGTCTTCCTAGAGATAAGTATACCAAacataagtctatctaatagataaaaatataagtgtTTTTATCTCTATCAAATACTAttccataaataactcttaatttaaattctaataattatacaaaatgactaaaatgttCATTGTCTTGTAATTTTTAGCCAGACCTTGCAAATAGCAGTTTATGCATTTTAATCTTGGGCCTTGATACGAacatatctaattaaatttttttcgaATATTTAGCTtcatattttcctctttttgctaatattatctaaaaatagACAAGTAAGTTTAAGtgaaataaaaacacatatttttactatactatatataaaaattatattattaaaattttaaaatatttaaaatatctatatataatttcgaCCTATCAgtttacaattaataaaataaatttttaatttaatttaatttcaacgTACTTATACCCAACCCATTTATATGAGTTGCATATGAGTTGCAGGAATTGGAGTTTTTCCTAGATAATCCCTAGGTTACCTGTAGTGTGGACCACTCCAATATATGGatatcaaacataaaataatgttTATGTCTACAAATGTGAAACAGTAAAAACTAGGTTTCAAATCATGTGGCAggaataaatagataaatagaaataaagaaattctagattttctgactACTTGTGAAATTTAtcaaatcttttaattttagtaattctAGCATATTGAGACATTtgtttcattctttttaaaaacaatatataattattccaTTAATAAGAATTCATAAACACATCTATaacatacatataaaatagTAGGTCAAGTTTTTTCGTAAAACTTCACTTAACAACATTTTATAAAGTCATATTATATAGAGttttaataaacaaatatatataactttagtgtggttatataatattttattatatgatattaaatactaatcaaataaaataataataataataataataaatgcattctaatataaacaaataaaatgatacaattaaataattattaaaataaaatgatagctaaatataataaataaattagtaattatataatttcttaatttattatatatttattttttattattcttttatgactattaaattttaaagtaattaaagtaaaatagtaatattaagtACTTATTACCCGTGAATTAatagctaaatataattattctcttataatataacatatttataattaaaataagatactttaaactaaaaatttaaatcataagattattaataattatgcaGTACCAcaagtaaataaaatgatattactaaatgttattaaaataaaatgataactaaatataataaaaaattagtgattatataatgacactaatttattatatatctattataaattttttaattatatttcataactattaaattttaaagttatataaataaaatgataatatcaagttctagtaaaataaaataataataaagtaagattatttttaataatataatagttttattaaaataagatatttcaaattaaaaatttaaatcataaatttatcaataattatgcATTAGTACAAACATATTGCTAGTCTtatgtcaattatattaatataactgTAAATTACAATtgtacataaaatattttccataaattataattctacGTAAAATATATCTCGCTCAATAACGCTAAAcatatatcaatattataatattttttgataaatttaattatttgaacattagatttaatttctctattttattctctactcacattaaaaaaaaaaaaaaactcaatatCTACCCAATTGCTTTaaccaaattatatatatgatattttaaaaaatatataattctaatactatataataaaagaacaaaaagaaaagagtatttcagatatttttccttgatatttatcaaatagtTGTTCATGTTTGCATCTTAAAGCACTCTTAAAGTTgctaatctatatatatatattaaatttctgaaacttaaattttttttttttttgatatgtgtacttAAATTTTGATGCTAATATGTGTactatttttaacacataaaattcaaacttaaatataattttataattttttattaatttattaactaataaattatattactaattaaatactgactaataaataattttctaacaagataatgatactaattatatcctaaaaaataacatattaattatattttaatattatattaattaatatattaatttttaattaaataataattctaattctaaaaataacatcttaaattatatttttaatactatatctaataataaattaattttttaattatataataaatttcaaattttaaaaaataattaatattatattgatagtatcaatttataaaatactaaaattaattaagagatattattaaaataatttttatattattctaataatataaaatcttaaaaaattaaaaaaattaaaataattaattaactataattttttaaaatattataaattaatagatattaataaatttattaaattatatttatcaacttaattttataactatcattaattttataattgccGTTACATACCAGATACTAGTAATACATAATTTCAATGGTGCAATGGAAAACGCAAATCGTTCAGTCTCTAAATGTAAAACTATTCATTGCAGGCATGCCACTTAACAAGCATAAGGCCCCTGGGCAGTTTAAACTTTCAGCAGAATTCTGTAGTCATTGGAAATgaaattaactatttattcATTTGGTTCCTGACAACAAACTAAATGTGTAATGACAAGGAATTGAGACATTGATCATCCTAAGTGCTTCTTTAGAAACATCTCTATCTTCTTTGCTCTTTATATCATATCCATGAACATGatggtaatatatatatatgtgtgggAGTGTGTGTGCGCGCGTGTATAAAAGGGTACTCAATACACATTGATATTGCAATTCTTGTGTTCATATCCTCATCATGCAAAGTCTCTGATAAGTTGTATATAGCTTGGACCTATGTTTCAATAAacaatcaagaattagatCCAGAATATCAGATTGACAAACAAGCTGAAAAGGTTCGCAGCTAACAGATGATTGCTTACCTTAGTATGGTAAAATACAGATTCCTTTATTCAGGTAACATGGATAAGAAATTGACAATTTCACAACAATGACCTGATGCGAGAGTATTTCATAACAATGAAGGTCCTATTGTTGCTACTGACCTGCAAAATGAAAGTTGTTCCATAATCACTCGATAATCAGCAAGGGGAGCATGTTTCTCTTTTTAACTTCTGATATTGGTGACGCTTGCATTTACGGAAGATCAAAATCTTTAACAGGGTGCATCCTAAGACCCAATGCCGAGATTTTGAAAAATGGATTGGCAGAATCAAAACATCTAAACTTCTATCTTGTTGCTGGTTCTGGAATAAGCTATTAGGTATCATCAACCAAAACACAACAAAACACATCCAAACCAAATGTCTAACATGCACAATGCTCCTGATTttacttgttttattttccttgAACTGAGCCTATATGGTCCCATTTTACATCACTTAGGTTTATATTTCTTGAGAAATAAGCCACTAACTGAGGGTGTAGAGAGCTTCAGCTCAACTTCATTAGAGTCAAGATCGAGCTTGAGTAACTCAAGTAACGAGTCAAATTACTCAACTCAAGTAGCTTGCAAGCATCACAGAGTATTTTGTTTCATTATACATTTACAAATAGTCtatatattctaataataatttataataccATAAATCTAAAGGATTTAAATGCCAATTCAAGTTCAAACTAGACTCGTTGGAGTTTACTCGAGCTTCAAATCAAATTTGGCAAAGTTTTAATTGCACAGAGTGGAGTAAAGCTTGAGCTTGAGAATCTCACATGGCATATCTAGTTCAGTGAAGTTCGATTTAAGTTTCAAACCTCAAGTTTCCGAGTCAAGTCAGGTGTAAGTAATTCACTATTGACTCCACTCAGCTGGATTACACTCTACTGCCAGCTACTTCTTGAAAGCAGGAGAAACATTTTAATATAGTCATgtcatatttaaatttcacaAGGTACATggatattattttgttaacaCACTTCATCATAAAATGCAATTTTGGTGTCAAAGACACAGTTCAGATGTTTAGAACAAATACTTGAATTAAGTCTACTCGAGCAGTCGAGCTTTAAAACCTACAGGATCAAACCAAACTGATGACTTATCAATTAAGGCTAACCACATATGCTCAAGAAGTCCTGAAATTAACTAAAGAAACTCAGAAGCTACCTGTGCAAGGAAGTTCCAACTTAAGGCACAATCAATATGAAGTAACTGTTGTTAATTACAGATCTGTCTGCAAAGATTTAatgcttttattttagaaatttatgtaCAAGTGTAATATGTCTTTCCTAGTTTAGAGTAGCCACCCACTTTTGCCCGGATTCCTAAATGCTAATTTCCTGGATGCTTGGGACTGATTTCCTGATTCTTTGtactgttaattttttatttagctaGTTGTATTCGCATAATTTCTAAGCTTTATATAGCAATGCGAGTCATCTGATTTCATCAAAGCACAGTAACATACAACTGCATTATACATAAGCCTTACCAAGTGTAGAGCGCTTACATGAGCTCAAGAACAAGGGCAGATGCCCCTCCTCCTCCATTGCAGATTCCAGCAACCCCATACTTACCATTTTTATGTCTAAGTACCTGCAAGATAATAATTAACCACATGTTAACGTTGGTGCTCCAAAAAATAAGAATCGCAAATCAATGTTTATGGGTCTCCCATCTATTAAAGCAGCTGGACTCTTTCAACAGATGGTTTTAACTTTGAGCGGCAAAGGGAAGGGGTCAGtctaataataagataaatagAAGACTGTTGTGGGTCAGCCTAATAACAAGAAAAGTAGAACACTACTTCACATCTGTAAGtgaggagagagaaagaaaacacCAGTATTTAGAGAAATTATAGGAAAACAAAGGCCACCAATGCAGTAAACATAAAAGCAGCCTCTGTAAATTACCCCTAACAATGTGACCAAGATACGAGCCCCACTGCATCCTAATGGATGTCCCAAAGATACAGCACCACCATGAGCATTTACTTTTTCCTGCAATAGTAAGCCCAATAAGCTAATAACATTTCAACAAATTAAACAGTGAAAGCATGAGATGACAAGTGAATAGAACAGCTAAAGTACAACCCAACTTCACGAATCAAAGCACAATGACAATAAACAAAGAATCGAATGACTCACAGGATTAAGACCAAGTAGCTTTTGATTAGCAAGAGCCACCACCTGAAAAGAAGATTTTAGCAGAGTTAGCCAACAAATACAACTCAAATAAGAAACTGACGATAAATCTAAGAGCACAGTTTCTTACAGAAAATGCTTCATTTATTTCATAGTAATCAATCTGGGATTTGTCCAAACCAGCATTTGAAATAGCTTTGGGTATTGCAAGAGCAGGTGCAGTTGTAAATAACTCAGGGGCCTGTCCATGAAATGCTGTTTTAGCAATAAAGTTATCCAAAATTCTTCTCtgcaaaatcaagaaaatataGGTACCATTCTTTAAACTACCTGAGCAGCATCACCATATCCTTTTATTCTAGCAATCACTTGCAACCCAAGCTTAATTGCCATTTCTCCACTCACCAAAACTAACGCAGCTGCACCATCACTGTCAACAAATAGCTTTACCAGCAAGTTAAATTGATGATGGTATTTACAGAGTCCATTATGTGTATCTGGTTGTGCCATGAACTTGAAAGAATATACCctattttaatgatatattgattcacAAACAAATGTATCGCCACAGACTCATATCCATAAAAATCTCAGACCAGTGGCAAATTCCAAAAACAACAAGCAGAATTACAGATAAAAAAATTGCCTGTAACATGCCAAGTTAATAATGTGTATAACAGAATTAGCCTTTTTGCTTAGAATTTCCACAGTAAGAGAAGATTGCCTTCTCTTTAGAAGACACCTTATAATCTTAATACACATTTCACTTTGTGTTCTGTCTTTATTTCAAAAGTCCTCAGTGTTTTCTCGTAGATATTGGATTCTCCTATGTCATTGGAAGAGGATGGTAGTATGACTCGCAATACATGCACTACATATCCAGTGCTTCACTAATGTGAACAGAATATAGAAGGATAGTTCTATTATATACTCTTATGTGTGTTACTTCTTCAAACCTTTTGCTATGTATTCCCAACTGAATATAGATCAGATCCATCAGATGAGAAACTCAACTCCACACTGCTGCTGAGTCATTGGCCTTATCCACCAAGAGATTCGTAGAATTTGTGTCAATTGTATTGGTAGAAATCCAACAAAACTAGGCAGATAGATGACCCCCTTTTCCTCTGCTAAGGGAGAGCAAGAAACAAAATCATATGATTTGTTTCTAAATCTGCATCCCATTTTAGATATGCTGATACTAAGAGTCCTGTCACGACTAATCAGTAAACATCAGTTGGCTAGGTCTTCCAATTGTGGCACATGCCGGTCTATAAAGACACTTGAAGCTTGTGATATTAGGCTACATTTCTTTGGTATCATTGAAAGAAGAGCATGctaaaattgcaaaaattAACTCCTGCCCTTTCTAGAATTGAgggttatatttcttttccctGTTCTAAAGGTCTTTCTCTTGCGAAAATCTGGTGTACTAGAGAGATTAGTTTATCAAATTTCTATCTTTGTCACTTAGCAATTTGTgttattttgagaaagaatCCTCATACTCCTATCTTTTTACTgattttctcattcttttctCAAACAAACAATTCCTTTCTTATTAAGGAAGGTAGAGAAAAAGTGGAATACCACTCATAAAATGCTTAGTACAATTTGCTGATCATTTTGCTCATAATGGTGATATTGTCCAAGGACAAGAGACAAGAAGCCGGTCCAGCAGAATGCATAAATTAACATACAGGCTGATAAACACAAAAGTTTTTTTCATCTCTAGATGCACAATGATAacagagagagatagagagacagagagagagagagagagagaaagagaagaaccTTATGCTAGAAGCATTTCCAGCAGTAACAGAGCCATCCTTCTCTTTGAAACTCGGTCTAAGCTTCCTCAGTTTTGCAGCATCAAACTAGTAgttaaataagaaagaaaaacaaaatggaCTTTCAgctagaaaaaatttaaaaagtcataaaattttatttacttgatcaaatataaatgatacataaataaaacattaacTGTCCGAATTATTCGAGTAGGGAGAAGAAATGTGAATATATTTTAGCCTAAGTAAATATGACAATACAATAATCTGAAGCCATGTTGGCACAAAGGGAACTGGTAGCCTTCAGGGTCTAGACCCAATTAACATTTAAGATAATAGTATTGTTTGtctttataaatttgtataattgtcacagaaacaaatttattgaTTCGTAAAAGCAAATAGCTTTGTTTTTGGAAAGAAAGCGGTGTATAATAACAGTTCACACAACTTTGAGGTCTCCTCTGCATTACTAGATATTCAGTTATGCAGAGATAATTTCAGAATTAAATATGGTCTGGATGTCTCTTTACCTTTCCTAAGCCTTCATCCTTATCAATGATGGTTGATAATCTCCCTCGTCCACCAGAAACTTCAACCTAGCatgcaaaaatatttaagagatTAATGCCAAAATTACACAAAAGCAATGATTTCCTCCACATCTAATCAAGATAAAATCATACTGGAACTATTTCCCATGAAAAAAGACCATCATTTTGTGCAGAAATTCCGCGCTCAAAGCTCCGAATGGCATAAGAATCCTGTAGAATTGGTAGACAaaaaaaacatcaaaaatttaCCAAGGTACATGTATACAAGAAAATGTAA
Coding sequences within:
- the LOC8280756 gene encoding acetyl-CoA acetyltransferase, cytosolic 1 isoform X1 encodes the protein MAPTDSLKPRDVCIVGVARTPMGGFLGSLSSLSATKLGSIAIHCALERARVDPSLVEEVFFGNVLSANLGQAPARQAALGAGIPNSVICTTINKVCASGMKATMLAAQTIQAGINDIVVAGGMESMSNAPKYLAEARNGSRLGHDTIIDGMLKDGLWDVYNDFGMGVCAELCADRHTITREEQDSYAIRSFERGISAQNDGLFSWEIVPVEVSGGRGRLSTIIDKDEGLGKFDAAKLRKLRPSFKEKDGSVTAGNASSISDGAAALVLVSGEMAIKLGLQVIARIKGYGDAAQAPELFTTAPALAIPKAISNAGLDKSQIDYYEINEAFSVVALANQKLLGLNPEKVNAHGGAVSLGHPLGCSGARILVTLLGVLRHKNGKYGVAGICNGGGGASALVLELMSVATIGPSLL
- the LOC8280756 gene encoding acetyl-CoA acetyltransferase, cytosolic 1 isoform X2; translated protein: MAPTDSLKPRDVCIVGVARTPMGGFLGSLSSLSATKLGSIAIHCALERARVDPSLVEEVFFGNVLSANLGQAPARQAALGAGIPNSVICTTINKVCASGMKATMLAAQTIQAGINDIVVAGGMESMSNAPKYLAEARNGSRLGHDTIIDGMLKDGLWDVYNDFGMGVCAELCADRHTITREEQDSYAIRSFERGISAQNDGLFSWEIVPVEVSGGRGRLSTIIDKDEGLGKFDAAKLRKLRPSFKEKDGSVTAGNASSISDGAAALVLVSGEMAIKLGLQVIARIKGYGDAAQAPELFTTAPALAIPKAISNAGLDKSQIDYYEINEAFSVVALANQKLLGLNPEKVNAHGGAVSLGHPLGCSGARILVTLLGVLRHKNGKYGVAGICNGGGGASALVLELITSNKIEV
- the LOC8280756 gene encoding probable acetyl-CoA acetyltransferase, cytosolic 2 isoform X3, with protein sequence MAPTDSLKPRDVCIVGVARTPMGGFLGSLSSLSATKLGSIAIHCALERARVDPSLVEEVFFGNVLSANLGQAPARQAALGAGIPNSVICTTINKVCASGMKATMLAAQTIQAGINDIVVAGGMESMSNAPKYLAEARNGSRLGHDTIIDGMLKDGLWDVYNDFGMGVCAELCADRHTITREEQDSYAIRSFERGISAQNDGLFSWEIVPVEVSGGRGRLSTIIDKDEGLGKFDAAKLRKLRPSFKEKDGSVTAGNASSISDGAAALVLVSGEMAIKLGLQVIARIKGYGDAAQAPELFTTAPALAIPKAISNAGLDKSQIDYYEINEAFSVVALANQKLLGLNPEKVNAHGGAVSLGHPLGCSGARILVTLLGVLRHKNGKYGVAGICNGGGGASALVLELM